The Coccinella septempunctata chromosome X, icCocSept1.1, whole genome shotgun sequence nucleotide sequence AAGCAGGAATTAAGTCAGTAAAGCTTCATTTAACTAAAGTTATAGGTGATCAAATTTTATCCTATGAAGAGTTCAACACTATATTGACGCTTATAGAATCAAGTTTAAATTCACGCCCGTTAACTCCGCTTTCCTCAGATGTCGATTCTATTGATGCGTTGACACCGGGTCATTTTCTTACCCTGGAGCCACCTTCTGTTGTTCCTACTCCCGATTTTAGTAATTGCTCAATGAATCGGTTGTCACGATGGCAATTACTACAGCGCATACACCAAGATTTTTGGCGCCGATGGCGACGCGAATATCTCCATACCCTACAGCAGCGAAGCAAGTGGCTAGACTTCACTTCTCCGCCTCGCCTCGGTTCTCTTGTGTTGATCAAGGAAGATAATCTACCTCCTGGGAAGTGGAGCCTAGCTCGAATCGTAGCATTGCATCCTGGCGATGACAATGTCACTAGGGTCGCCACAGTGAAAACGATTTCAGGTTTTCTGACACGACCACTAGTGAAACTCTGCCCGCTCCCTGTTGAGTGataatctgtttttttttttttgctattccattaaatttttatattaatttaaCATTGGGGATTTTCGTGCACAAGCAACAATtgctaatatattttttttctcttattttgCTATTTGGGTATTTATTTATAGTTATTTGGTATAAATTGCTCAGCAAACGAATGCCACCCATTCGTtcattatatttaattttttttatacttaaAATGTTGCAAACATTTTCCCGGGGCAGGATGTTTGGGAAACTAACGttgatttttaaaataaaagtttttcgcGCCACATGGTATCAGGGGTCTCCCTTCCTCGACCCAAGACGGGTAACACATGCAAGAGATGAACAGAAGACGCAACAGTGAAAACATCGCTCGCTAAAAAACCTGCCAAGAATCGCTCTATTTTTCGCTTGAATCGCTCTATTTTCCGCTTCTAACACACTAGTGAAGATAAATATTCCGCAAAGTGCCTTGCACGTGCCATTGTTCAGGAAGACAAGAAGGATTAACACCGTTGAACAGCAGACAGGTAAGATTCCTGATGCCAGATCGTTCGTTTGCCATTTTTTCTAACGAAAATACAATACAGTCCACATTTCTCTCTTATAAACTGAGTTTCCCCAACAATATTAATCTTACTAGTTCATAAGCCAGCTGAGTTTTCAATATCGGCCAAGTCTCTAAGAAGCTCTCTATGGTGTCACAATTTTTCACACTTCGAAGAGGCAGAGATCTTTTCCAATGTTCCAACAGGTCACCCATTGGTGATCCTGCTACATTTTGCTTCAGCCAAATTTGGCTGTCTCTGGCTGATTGTGGTATGTCTGAAATATTGTGAAGATAGTTGTATTTTTGAAAACCGCTTCAGTTAGAAAGTTAGAATTTACGATCAATAGACAACTCACCTGGTGTCTCTTCTTGTTCATTTTTGTTTAAGGAATGTGTACTCAGTTCCAGTGCTTTCAGAGTATGTGATCTATTTCGATATTTATCTATCAATTTACCTCTAGCCCTTTCAGATTTTTTCTTTCTCGATTTATGCTTTTTTATtggagaaataaaatatgtCGACTTCTTTTCAATCGGGAATATAGACACCAAATGATTACTTATCAGACTGAAATCAAGATGATCAATCTTCCTTCTCTTATTGAGCCAAAATGTGATTAGAATATCACATATTTTGTCCCTGTCATGATTTGACAAAGgagtttttttggatttttctaaTAAGGCTTGACCTAACAGGTCAGTTGAAAAAACTTCTTTGATATTCTCAAGAGTAATATGCCCCTTTTGATGATTACATTCTGTGGAACTTGAAGTTGTAGAAAAGGatgaagaagaaaaagttgaagtGCTCGCCTCTGATAAATTTATCACTTCAAACATAATATTTGGTTGTTCGTTTTGAGAACATCCTTCCAACAGAAAACCTGATTCAGCTTTTTCATCAGTGACTAATCGTTTTTTATGTAATGGCTCTTCCAAGTGAATTTCCTCctaaagaaataaatttttttaaattgatattaCCTACTTACAGAGCCAAGTTACCTCGTCACCGCAACTATTCACAACATTTTTTCCCGTTGCATTTCTTATCGCGTTTCTGAGACGAATTTGGTCACCTATGGCCGAGTTAGGATGAAGAAGTCCGAATTGTGTGAAGGTAGTTCTGATTTTCCTATCTATTTGTTGCAGGTCTGTCTTCGACCATGATAGCACCCCAGCAGTAAAGGTGAACGAAGGAATGGCCCAGATTTTGATCgccattattttatttttcgatgaGAGCTGTGTTTTGAGGATAAGTTTTCTCTTCTCATCAATTCAATTTTAGCATGTTCTTTGTTTTCTGATTGTTTTATTTCGAATGTTTGTTGtattcctaaatatttatatctgttttctGTATTTAGgctttttatttcttcatcaCTTCTCATCCTTATATTCTCCTCCTCCACCATtccattattttctgaaattttgcaGGTGCTGATGCTATTCCATAAGCTAACCTATTATATCTAAATAAACCTTTATGAGTAGATATTGTTATTAGCTCTTTAGATTTTTCGTCAACACAAATTTGCTGATACGCTTGACataaatctatttttgaaaatttttttacctCCACAGAGAGCACCGAATAAATCCTCTATTCTAGGCAGTGGATATTGATCTACTAAAATATGTGGATTAACCGTGACCTTGAAATCTCCACACAAACGTACTTCTTCTCCTCCTTTTTTTAGAACAGGTACCACTGGAGTTGCCCAACTGCTGAAGTCAACAGGTTCAATAATACCTAAGGACAAAAGCCGATTTAATTCTGTTTCCACCTTATTTTTTATTGCATAAGGTACTTGCCTATGCTTGATAAACTTAGGTGTAATATTTTCCTCTTTTAAACGTATTGAAGCTAAACCCATTTTAAATTTACCTAATTCATCATCAAAAACtgttttatatttgaataacAATTCATTTAATTCTGTGCAAGTTGTATTGATATAATTTAAATTTGGAAATGTAAGATTAAACATTTCTAGAAAATCCCTACCTACTAATGGGGGACCACCATTCTTTATAACATATACTTTTAATtgtttttgcaaatttttatgatttattttAGCATTTATTACACCTATAGCCATAACTGCAGTGccatcataaaaataaaaaggtTTAACTGTTTTCAGTAAAGCTAAATGACCAAAATTCTTTTTGTACAAACCTTCTGAAATTGCAGATATTACTAGCTCCAGTATCCATCTGAAATATAATCTTTTTGTTCTCCATCACTACTTCaatttcgaattcattttttctgaCATTCTCGCGTTTGTGAATGGAATATAGGGTTAACTCATCATCCATATTCGGTATGTTCTCACtgacaaaatattgattttttctgctatgaaaaaaatttttgttgtctTTGCTATTTTTGTGAAAACATATCGCAGCAAGATGTCCCTTCTTATTACAAAGTTTGCAACTATAATTACGAAAACGACACTTATCTTTTGTGTGGTTAGGTTTTCCACAGACTCGACAATTTCCGGCTGTCAGACCATGTCTCGCCTCCTCATTGGATGGAACTGGCGGAGCTCCTGCGTAACCATGCTTCTTCGTTTTGCGCCTGCTCCTAACATGGTGCATTTCCTCCATCTTCATCTTCATCGTCAAGGATGCCGTTGGTTGCTGATAATGGTGTTAAGCCGCCATTTTGCTTTCAGCTACTGATACCATTTCTTCCAGGGAAACGTTTAATTTTTCTTCTAAAAGTCTGTCCAGGACTGGACCCTTTTCATAGCCACAGTAAAATTTATCTCGAAGACAGATTGCTAATTCCGCTCCAAATTCACTTCTTACTGCTAGGCTTTTCAACCGTGCTGCCCATTCTTTCGGTGATTCACTCTCCAATTTTCTCGCTTGGTAGAATCTGTAACGTTCAGCTAGTGGTATACCTTTCGGAACGAAGTGGTTGTTGAATTTTCCTATCAGAAATTCATAAGATTTTTCTTCCGGTTTCTCCGGACTGCACAAGCTGTACATCAATTTGTATGCTTCTTCATCCAGCATATTTAGAAGTATAGCTTTTTTTCTTGATTCACTTTCTTCGGTCTCCAGGCCATTTGCAgcgaaataattattcaatcGGGCTCTATATATCGCCCAGTCCGATACCCCGAGATTAAATTCTCGTAGTTGTCCTTTCACCGGTTCCGCCATTTTTGACTTTTTTCACCGATGTAGCACGCCGGCTTATCGAACGTTTCACTATTTTTGTTATTTCGCTCGATATAATAATAgtttatgtgttttttttttcactcgtCGCCACTTGTAATGTACTTTAATGTACTagtctttattttattttttgtatttgcAAACTTAAGAATGAGATGGGGAATTAATAATTATACGATTATTTCTGGTTAGCTCTTCATTACAGACTGACTCTTTCCTATGTACAATATGTGAAATAGGCGCATCTCCCCACTTAATATGCGCGGTAGTTACCTAGGCGGttaattcaatttgaatatatcACATATCCCACTCCTATCCTTATACCGATAGTACACTTTGGGGTATAAAAGACATGTCCATAGAATGTACTTGTGTTGTTGAGAGTTATATGgcaagaaaaataaacattcaATCGAGATTTATCGAAAATAGCAGAAAAGTGTCTAATATTAATTACTAATAATTGAGCAATAAACTTGTTATGTGATTCGAACATCAGAATATGAGAATATtagataattcaaaaacaaaatttcataatagaaagCAATTCGTTACAATAACTGAAATGCAAAAATTCTTCGAAGAAAACCATCAGCAGTAAACATGAAagatgaactcaaaataaaggCGATTCACTGAATTAACATTTGAAAAAAGCAACAAATTATAGTAAATTCCAGgtcccaattcaaaaataatagaATGCGTTGTCTGTAAGAAATTTATCAAATTATGGAAAAAAGATGTACCTCTTCGGACAATAATCTGAGAAGATAGACTTGCGATGCGTGGGAAGAGCGCGCAAATCGTCCAAAAGAGAAACACCGATAAAACTTCCGCCCTCCTTGTAACAGCACGTGACCGTCAAAGTTCGCGTAGGTAACAGACCACGCCTTAAGGGAACGCGAATTTTCGTTTCAACGCGCACTTGTCGGTAAAATTTCTGTAAACTGCAAGACGAATATGGTGCAAAAAGGTTCTAGGAACCAACATTAAGAATTTGTTCTTTCATGACTTTCACCCACAAAAGTATTTTTGTTTCATATACATATCAAGTTTTTACTTCGTAGTACCTAGTTGTGCCATAGCTTTCTTGCAGTTGATTTTCACTTCTTGATTTGAGTAAGTTTTATAACTCAGATCATAAAGCTCTCTGAATTCGCTAACAAGTAGAATGAGCCTGTCTTCATTCATTCTGAATACTGAGCAAATAACGTCTTTTTCGTGGATACGCAACGAACTAACGGTAAAATAATTATCGTTAGAAAATTCCGCGGATGGGGCGTTGCTCCCCGTTGCCGATAAGTGAGCGCTGTTCCCTTAAATTAACAGGTACGCATAAATTTGCGTTCCGTTCCGGCGTGATCCGAATTGAAAATGGAATAAATTCTtcgagaacaaaaaaaaaacaaccggagggaaaataaaattgaaatcaactcGTTTATCGCAGATCGAAGGTTTATAAATCTAAATTATTTAGTTTGCAAACAGTCCACGCTAGTGCGACAAACAAGAACTTATAGCTCTCCCGAAGAGGTATCCCCATATCTCTGAGTATATTCGAAATATTATTAGTCacagttggattattttcaaACTCTTTCATCGGGATTTGTAGCTCTATCTATTTCGGGTGAAAAATTTACTGGGAGATGAATCTGGTGATCGGGAGGGCCACTTGATCGGACCATTTGTAGAAATGATACCCTCTGTTTAGAGAAATTCAGTCACTTTTCGTGCATTATCTTAATGAAAGCTAATGTCATCGAAATCAATCGGACGTTGACGAACAGTTGGAATAATTTAAAATCTAGATATGCGGCACCGTTTGAGGTACATTGATAAAAAATGTCCTGATCATATGATAATCACCTGACGGTCCAAAAATTGAACTGTTCTGGATGCTGAGTACCTACACAACTTTTGTTGTAATCGAGAAAAATCTCCTGGCTTGCTTGAACTGCATAGCAACAGTAACCGTTTCTTCTCGAAATATTTCGAGCTGTTTCTCAGTCATGTCAACATATCAATCGATTGATCGATTTGAACAAAGTTCATCTGTTTCAATAGGTGCACTGACGTGTATTTCTCTATTCAGGCGGCTTCTATTAATGGATTTTGGTAGTTAATCAatatttttgcatttttgacAAATTCTTTacacatatacatatatcaatgaaattttgaaataattggCCTTTCATCAGATAAACgagttttttcaattgaacTGAATGGCCCCGGAAATACCATTTAATTTTAGGAATTCACTCATTAACATTCAACATTTTGAATTCGgggaaattattttattttcaaccgGTTTCCTCTCAACACGTTGCTTTGAGGCGGCCGCTGAACGACTGGAAGTTGTCGATGACGAATCACGTGATGTTACAAGGAGAGTTTCTCTaacgaaatttttttgattgttGTACAATAAAGCCTTGCATTAATTTCGTTCATGAGTTTCAAATGAGAAGACCCCCTCTCTCCCTTTTGCTTCTTTGCTCTATAGAACAACAGTTTTCTGTTAACtaattattcatgaaattgcACCACCCGAAGACATAACAACTGGCTGACTTGCGCTCTCTTTCTTGTGCGTTCCTGATCATTTTCCGAAGCGATATACAATTGATCCTTCATGAATGATATCATAATTGGCTTTGAATCATTCTATCCGGCTCCACACGGGAGGTTTCCGAATTATATAGgatagaatttcaaaatttacgcCCACTGGCACTGGTATGTCAAAATAATTCATAGAGTGGGTACTCAAAATTTGATTTCGATTCAAGTAAGTAGGTAATAGGTATATTTTATTTGCAAAATAATATTTGCAAAGTTTTTCTAAAGTGGGGCAGCAATCACTGTGGAAATATCTCCAACAAATTTCACACTGCACGcggtatgattttttttcaaccccaCATATGagataaaaattatttcggAAATAAACTGCACTCTTCAATAAAATTTGTTTGAGCtttgtaatgatctccagttttctgggaaaaattggagttcatttttgtgcattcctttcatttcacatttccgcctttgaaaatatttaattctcaaatattcagtacattcattccgaaaggcagagtaaatgtaaaaaaccgtttatctgtgtttaacgttgtttttcttgcatgccgttgaagatttcgacgtttttctgatgttgatatgcgataaaccggagctgacgacgtttttcactcttgtcgcattctggaattttcagattttaacgTGTGGaaggatttgcctataaaagcagatttccCCCCGCGACAGTCTCTTTTTTACACTTTGACTCAAAGTGTAAAAAAGAGACCGTCGCGGACTTTGACTATTTTACTCTTTAGTCGCTTTTGTCACTTTTACGCTCGGTActctctgcgattcgactttaattgtgtgcacgacaaaaGCCGTTCAGCAAATTCAGAATAAATTTtgttagtgctcttaggaattaatttttagttttcgtttgttttccgcgagtgcctgaaataagggaggtaggtccccgtctttaccgttcagtttcttcatcagacctacaccggttacttctttgacattgctgtactgtatcgctttctgttatcttttgccgtactttaccctgtttcgcgagtctgacttttcccttcgctatcagtcatggtgcgtaagcccttggggtagtgaagagaaagtcccgccaaccccctgttcgcgttccgcgtcatgagtgttgaaatcgaaatctcttcttttctatcagtcatggtgcgtaagccgtTGGGGtagctcgtcgtcagtgaaaacccgtagttgcgctaaaaacagaccttttcttcgctttcagtcatggagcgtagcccttggggtagcgagcaaaagtctcgaatagatccgccctggttgtgtttcttttcatttctggagaattacaattaattacatcccgatacagTACAgccatttcacttcgcgaggtcatccttagtttccatttcgtcagttctggttggcgcattttattgaacaacctttgatttttcactgtacccggtataaacttcactaagtgctcgtgatcggatcgaacttccagaatgtatgtttgctgatcgattcactcatatttcatacctacacatatttccgttgtatatataattatattttttacgatgaaaattccgtttttaaaaacacaaactttattttggaaatttacaacATTGGCTAGAGACTACTCTATCTAATGAGACAAGCAAAGTAactgattgacttctgaattaattctcctctTGCATCCCGAATGAATAGATATTTAAAACATTGGGTTATCTTAAAAGAAATAAGGATGCAGGTGCACTATtgcgtaatattaatattgtatggctatatgtagattcaaataggaaacaaacaaaagtctaatttaagttaataagggttaggattatgtaattcCTCCCCACCTTGGATAAAGGTATCTCCCAAAGGAGTAGCTTTACAATTTAAatgattattataatatttgaaagctaaaaatgcaattattgctaaaattatcaatattaaaattattaaaaatgtatgattattattttggaaGTTCCATCCTTCCAACTCTTCTAAATAGATATCAGGGATTTCTTCATTGTCTGTAGCATCATCTTCTCTCTTGGAGTATTTGTGTTTAGGTACCATCTTGGGTAAAACGATGAATTTTTCTTCACTAATAACTGCAGTTGGGGAAATTTCTTTTCGACCATTACTGACGACACAACTTGTGCGTATAATAGCGATTGGAGGAACAAAATGCCATTTCGTTTGATGAGGGcaatcttttttaatttttgtgttttccacggAGAGGATATTTCCATCTTCTAATAACTTGAGGTTTGACGTAGGAACCATTTTTCGTCTTGTACAATTTTCGAAGtgggttttcaagatattttccatacatattggAGGCTTGGATAATGAGTCTTGATCGCAGAGGAAATCATCTTCGACTGGATGACATTCACTTGTTGACCATCTTAATGTCTCTTCTTGTGAGAGCAAATAAGGATAGGTAAAGGGAAGGGTAAGATTGTTTTGAGGCAAATAGTAAAATTTATGTAAAtcaaaactatcttcataaattgttggaattgatatcagaaaaAGTAAGATCTTGTCTTTGAaaataactttggtatgacacaACTGATAGTAATCTGTTATGTGATGCATTGGAATAATAGTGACATTTTTGACTAATTCTACGAATTTTGTATACGGTAGAATAGATTCATGTAAGAGATGTAATCTGGCAAAACTAACtgctgtttatatttcatctaatgtatttttaatatctttgatttcaaATGTCATGAGATGCATTTGTTGAACAGCCCTCAATGCTGGCACAATTTGCAGTAATTTAAgattatcattcaattttttaaatctatCATTTTATTTATCCTTAAGGTCATTTACAATAGTCGCGATCTGTTTTTGATTCTTCATGAGTGTcttctcatttttctctatGCTATTAAAATAAGTTCTATAAAGTTCTTCATCATCAGAATCTAATGTTCCAAATAGTATTTTCGAAATCTTGCCACCAAGGTTAATTAATCCTCTTTTAattctagttttttcatttaaaagttCCTCGAATGTATTAGTATTTATTTCATTAGTATGTAATAAATACTTGTAATTAGCTGTAGCTGCGAAACCCAactgttgatgcttcaatgcttcaatttctacttgatatttaaaaattatatcttgTATCTTTTTTAAATCAATATGATAGATTAATTGCAAATTCTTTCTTGTAACGTAAGCCATTCCTAGCAAAAtaggcaaaatattattttctattggaATTATGGGAGTGATCAAAATAATCATTTCGCATAATATAAGAAGGAAGCTCGTTTTCAGAAGCattatgtctgaaacaaaataaactattttttctttcgttGTTTGAAAATTCGTTTATGATAAATATGCTTATTCTTTTTATCTTGAATACGATGTGAATCAATTTCTCGAGCATCTTTTTAAATACCGGATCTAGTTTTCTTGTAATAGGGTTTTTAAAATAAGTAGGATTATCATTCAATGGATGGTCTTCTTCAGCGGACCTTTCCTGATTTATGTTTTCCAAACGATTAATACTTTTATGCTTAGTACGTAATTGCTCAATTAGTGTTGAATGAAATCTTTCCACAATTGCATTAGAATTTGGATtgtaatttctgatataatgaatttcgATTTTATATACTTTACAAAAATCTTGAACGACACTATTTTTAAATTCTAATCCGTTGTCACACGTGATTTGAGAGGGTACACCATAATGACAAAAATACattattaatttatcaattatttccgttcctgttttctgaattaaaggataacattgtcctaatcttgaaaatgaatctactATACTTAAACAATAGGTTTGACCAAATCTTATGGTATCACAATAAACATGTGTAAAGGGTTTCGACCCTATAGGGTTAGGTTTGAATTGAAGTTGTATAGGAGTTCTTTCGTATTTACTCTTTTGACATATTTCGCATGAGTTTATATAATTTCGTACATCTTTATTCATATTAGGCCAATAATATTTTCGTCTTAAACTAATTAAATTTTCGCTTACACCACGATGTCTAGTTTTAGTTTCATGATATTGTTGGATTcgtaaaattttttcttctttatcttcaacatcttcaacaaatattttagaaattttgaatttaatagTTTTATGATCAAATTCATCTTGTAGGATTCTAATAAGGGATTCTTCTAGCTCTTCGGATTGAAAATATATCGTGTAAGGTTTTTCAGGACGAACATATTCTTTAATGAATTTAAATGAATCATTATCAATTGAATTTATCAAAACACGAAATCTTATTTTATCTCCAAATAACTTTGTTTTGGTAACGTTATAATTTGATGctattttgaatattatttgCAAAGGATATGCATTTAAACATCGTTCCGTATATGGTAACTCTAAAATTGGATTTTCTACGTTACTATGGACAgtaaaatcatcattttcatcatcattatcttgattcaaatcattttcaatataattttcattattatcattattaatatcCTGATTCGGATTATTAGTATTTTAATCATGAGCATTCAAGAGCTCTAAACATTCATCTAATTCCTCTTCAGTAACTTGATTAATCATTGACGCTTAATCGTCTTCATCTACTTCTTCGTAAGTAGTTTCTTTGATCAATTTCATGAATTCTTCATATTCAATAccattaaaatcaatatttttattatttacttcctttttctttttacttcgaatattatatatcattaTGTTTATATTTGAATGTATAAAAATGAATTGTATCATTTCGAATATTATAGACCATTCCATTTGGTCTAGACCACACGCAATTCGCTAAATATTCctcattattattttcacataatttcCGTAAATCTATTAACGCTTTGAAAAACTGTTTCATACTTcggtttttcataataaaattctttcgtaattaaatagtaaatatttctattatctCGGTTAATAAAAGCAACCTCTCCTGTTGACTTATTTTGCGATTTCAATTCATTGGTTCCTTCGTATTTTTGTTTAAACGTTAAAGCAATAcctttattcatatgaaaatcttttgataCACAATGGGCTAACGCATATTTTTTAGGGGCTTTAAAtaaattaccttctttttcttgaacattaaaattttcttcaatttcttttttatcgtaaagtttcaaaacaattctactaagggcatcggcattattattcgaaccttttttatatttaatttcataaTCATATTCTTCTAATTTAATACGCCATCGCATTAAGCGTGAATTTGGTTAATTTAAAGAGAATAACCATGTCAAAGGTTTATGATCCGTgtatatcgtaaattttcttccgtatAGATAGGGTCTAAAATGCTTACATGACCAAACCTCGGACCAAACAATTGCGAGGAGTTCTTTTTCAATTGTACTATATCTCGTTTCTGCAGGGTTCAATGTTCTACTTGCATAAGCTATTGGTAGGTCATTCGGAGGATTACCTTgagataaaatacttccaattgCAAAACCTGATGCGTCGGTACTAAGCACAAAGGGCTCATTGAAATTTGGATATCgcaatatagggtgattcaATACATTTCTTCTACA carries:
- the LOC123322012 gene encoding uncharacterized protein LOC123322012 yields the protein MAIKIWAIPSFTFTAGVLSWSKTDLQQIDRKIRTTFTQFGLLHPNSAIGDQIRLRNAIRNATGKNVVNSCGDEEEIHLEEPLHKKRLVTDEKAESGFLLEGCSQNEQPNIMFEVINLSEASTSTFSSSSFSTTSSSTECNHQKGHITLENIKEVFSTDLLGQALLEKSKKTPLSNHDRDKICDILITFWLNKRRKIDHLDFSLISNHLVSIFPIEKKSTYFISPIKKHKSRKKKSERARGKLIDKYRNRSHTLKALELSTHSLNKNEQEETPDIPQSARDSQIWLKQNVAGSPMGDLLEHWKRSLPLRSVKNCDTIESFLETWPILKTQLAYELIDYDFQHMNSEKIIDVQEQFNDLFTKIFELKGSISNSNDSSISALIDGEITTNSKNAIKLYLIPALIPSKGSTRIHGKKHWKPSICETRDSIFVHVTTPADIEAVKQRRTALMFQKGLTLQPYIILVGPSLGNIISSLIIINNYHYKADSVIGALDFCFKSHQILDASYPFESRHIWYLFQWLLYDYKTKNDPKIPILNEFL